A single Pristis pectinata isolate sPriPec2 chromosome 6, sPriPec2.1.pri, whole genome shotgun sequence DNA region contains:
- the kctd6a gene encoding BTB/POZ domain-containing protein KCTD6a, translating to MDNGDWGQMMGDPVTLNVGGHLYSTSISTLTRYPDSMLGVMFRGDFPTAKDSQGNYFIDRDGPLFRYILNFLRTADLTLPHGFKEIDLLRKEADFYQIEPLIHCLNDPKPLYSLDTFEEVVELSSTRKLSKYSNPVAVIITQLTITTKVHALLEGISNYFTKWNKHMMDTRDFQVSFTFGPCDYHQEVSLRVHLMEYIAKQGFTIRMTRVHHMSERANENTVEHNWTFCRLARKTDE from the exons ATGGACAATGGAGACTGGGGCCAGATG ATGGGTGACCCAGTCACTCTTAATgttggaggacatttgtattcAACATCAATTTCCACACTAACAAGGTACCCAGACTCCATGTTAGGCGtaatgttcaggggagattttcCCACTGCCAAAGACTCCCAAGGAAATTATTTCATTGATAGAGATGGACCTCTCTTCAGATACATCTTGAATTTTCTAAGGACAGCAGATCTAACACTACCTCATGGCTTTAAAGAAATTGATCTCCTTAGAAAAGAAGCTGATTTTTATCAGATAGAACCTTTAATTCACTGTCTGAATGACCCTAAGCCTCTTTACTCGTTAGATacctttgaggaggtggtggaactgTCTAGCACACGCAAACTTTCCAAATACTCCAATCCGGTAGCTGTTATAATAACGCAACTGACAATCACAACGAAAGTGCACGCTCTCCTGGAGGGTATCTCAAACTATTTCACAAAATGGAATAAACACATGATGGACACCAGAGATTTTCAGGTGTCCTTCACATTTGGACCCTGTGATTATCACCAGGAGGTGTCTCTTCGTGTTCATCTGATGGAATACATTGCAAAGCAGGGGTTTACTATTAGAATGACAAGGGTACATCACATGAGTGAGAGAGCAAATGAAAATACCGTGGAACACAACTGGACTTTTTGTAGACTGGCACGGAAAACTGACGAATGA